A single Burkholderiales bacterium DNA region contains:
- a CDS encoding sigma-54 dependent transcriptional regulator yields the protein MIENVMTAQTLAKELQGAPRVLLIEDENLFGRAVKKRLEKAGHECLMAATLAEGRELARNAAPELVLLDLRLPDGNGLDLLTELRAAGESRQPAVIVLTAYGEISDAVHAMKLGAADYLKKPVDLDELLLAVDKVLQTSRLRHALDYSRERDSHAVEGTQLLGDSAAMQRVREQILRLAELAGEGAEPPPTVLILGETGSGKDVAARLLHLLSPRSLRPFVQVDCASLPRDLIEAELFGHEKGAFTSAHGARAGLIEAAEDGTLFLDEIGELPLDLQAKLLNVIERRKTRRIGSVMERPFAARIIAGTNRQLPEMIAQGLFRADLYYRLNVVTLNMPPLRERGEDTILLARHFAVQMSRRYGLPDASFSDEALNALRAYSWPGNVRELKHLVERAVLLSRGGAIYVADLGLSQTFVPPQGDQPLQGLTLEAAERLLIERALLDTGGNVSEAARRLGVSRMTLRYRMEKYALKGIT from the coding sequence ATGATAGAGAACGTAATGACGGCTCAGACCCTCGCTAAGGAATTGCAGGGCGCGCCGCGCGTTTTGCTCATTGAAGATGAAAATCTGTTCGGCCGCGCGGTAAAAAAACGCCTGGAAAAAGCCGGGCATGAGTGTTTGATGGCCGCGACACTTGCGGAAGGCCGCGAACTCGCGCGTAATGCCGCACCGGAACTGGTATTGCTGGATTTGCGGCTTCCCGACGGCAATGGGTTGGATCTACTAACTGAGCTGCGCGCCGCAGGCGAAAGCCGGCAGCCGGCAGTGATCGTGCTCACCGCCTATGGAGAAATCAGCGACGCGGTGCACGCCATGAAACTCGGTGCGGCGGATTATCTAAAAAAGCCGGTTGATCTTGACGAACTGTTGCTTGCGGTAGACAAAGTATTGCAGACATCCCGTCTGCGCCATGCGCTCGATTATTCCCGCGAACGCGACAGCCACGCTGTCGAAGGCACGCAGTTATTGGGTGACAGCGCGGCAATGCAGCGGGTACGCGAGCAAATCCTGCGCCTTGCCGAACTAGCTGGAGAAGGAGCAGAGCCTCCCCCTACCGTACTGATACTCGGCGAAACTGGCAGCGGTAAGGACGTCGCCGCGCGCCTGCTTCATTTATTGAGCCCGCGCTCTTTGCGGCCCTTCGTGCAAGTTGATTGTGCGTCGCTGCCGCGCGATCTAATCGAAGCAGAATTGTTCGGACACGAAAAAGGTGCGTTCACCAGTGCCCACGGAGCACGCGCGGGCCTGATCGAGGCGGCTGAGGATGGCACGCTATTTCTCGACGAAATCGGCGAGCTGCCACTGGACTTGCAGGCCAAATTGCTCAACGTCATTGAGCGGCGCAAGACGCGGCGCATCGGATCGGTCATGGAACGGCCATTCGCTGCGCGCATTATCGCCGGAACCAACCGGCAATTGCCGGAAATGATTGCGCAGGGTCTATTTCGTGCCGATCTCTATTACCGCCTCAACGTGGTAACGCTGAATATGCCGCCATTGCGCGAGCGCGGCGAGGATACAATCCTTCTTGCTCGCCATTTCGCGGTGCAGATGAGCCGGCGTTACGGGCTACCTGATGCTTCGTTCAGTGACGAAGCCCTGAATGCGCTGCGAGCATATTCCTGGCCTGGCAATGTACGGGAGCTTAAACATTTAGTGGAACGCGCAGTGCTATTGAGCCGGGGCGGGGCGATTTACGTTGCCGATCTCGGTTTGTCGCAAACATTTGTCCCGCCGCAGGGCGACCAGCCATTACAAGGGCTCACCCTGGAAGCCGCGGAGCGCTTGCTCATCGAGCGTGCTTTGCTAGATACGGGTGGCAACGTTTCGGAAGCGGCGCGCAGACTTGGAGTAAGCCGTATGACGCTGCGTTACCGTATGGAGAAATACGCCCTGAAAGGCATAACCTAA
- a CDS encoding response regulator transcription factor produces the protein MAAPAIEVMLVDDHAVVRMGFRMLLESAADMKVVAESESGEEAYRIYQEKHPDVVVMDISMPGIGGLEAVNRIIAKDPAARILVLSAHEDTMHPRRVLKAGALGYLTKRSAAEELIQAIRQVAQGKTFIEPGIAQQLAMQQLSGEKSLVDVLSAREFEVFMLLAQGKTVAEIADMLHLSPRTVGTHLYNIKQKLNASNSAELALIAMRAGLIQNS, from the coding sequence ATGGCTGCGCCGGCGATTGAAGTCATGCTGGTCGATGACCACGCAGTCGTGCGCATGGGATTCCGCATGCTGCTTGAAAGCGCCGCTGACATGAAAGTCGTAGCGGAATCCGAGAGCGGCGAGGAGGCATACCGTATCTATCAGGAGAAGCACCCCGATGTGGTGGTCATGGATATCTCCATGCCCGGGATCGGGGGCCTAGAGGCGGTCAATCGTATCATTGCAAAAGATCCCGCGGCGCGTATTCTGGTATTGTCAGCACACGAAGACACTATGCATCCAAGACGCGTATTGAAAGCGGGAGCGTTGGGTTATCTTACCAAGCGCAGCGCGGCGGAAGAGCTGATACAGGCAATACGTCAAGTAGCCCAGGGCAAGACTTTTATCGAGCCGGGAATTGCGCAGCAACTTGCAATGCAGCAGCTCTCCGGAGAGAAAAGCTTGGTTGACGTGCTTAGCGCGCGAGAATTCGAGGTATTTATGCTGCTGGCCCAAGGCAAAACCGTAGCCGAAATCGCAGACATGTTGCATTTGAGTCCGCGCACCGTTGGTACGCACTTATACAATATAAAACAAAAGCTTAATGCATCAAACTCGGCGGAATTGGCGCTCATTGCGATGCGCGCGGGGTTGATCCAAAACTCATGA
- a CDS encoding PAS domain S-box protein encodes MSLRFRINLLISILMLLFVTVTGTIYVDDTRKSVKEEIEGTTRVAVQLLTTVLYSSQFFPGPVTQRRVVIDFLNSLGHVRANDIKLYDGLGNLVYESPPTHYKEGRWAPGWFSRLVAPKVQVVTLRIPGGTLLITPDASRSVLDAWDDLRYLIWIVLAFFVAVNVLVFWLIGRSLRPLNRVLDGLSQMEQGNFDVRLPQFPLPELSSVSHTFNRMASALQDSMVENRRLALTVKQSSDAIMIHDLNGNISFWNPAAERLFGYTADEITGRSATLLAPPGRENEIKENLEIVMRRGLIENVETQRLAKDGKLMDVSLSAAPLIDPRNEYVIGEICSMRDNTERKRAQQAARELEENRRLTQIIQARVEEERRSLARELHDELGQYVTAIKTIGASIANRAESTPEVRSSARTIVSVAALIYGAMHGIISRLRPSALDNLGLSETLHDSIAAWRLRHPELKFQLEVSGSLDNLGETITITVYRIVQECLTNVVRHARAGNVKIAITRRPAEKGAGDVLQLEICDDGKGTPAEATSEGHFGLLGMRERVQALNGSFRIDSAPDMGFRVTASLPLEGKT; translated from the coding sequence ATGAGCCTGAGGTTTCGGATCAACCTTCTGATCAGCATTCTGATGCTGTTGTTCGTGACGGTCACGGGCACCATATACGTGGATGACACGCGCAAGTCGGTGAAGGAAGAAATAGAAGGGACCACCCGCGTCGCGGTGCAATTACTGACCACCGTGCTCTACAGCAGCCAGTTTTTTCCGGGACCGGTGACACAGCGGCGAGTCGTTATCGATTTCCTAAATAGTCTGGGGCACGTGCGCGCCAACGACATCAAGCTTTACGACGGTCTTGGAAACCTGGTCTACGAATCGCCTCCCACGCATTACAAAGAAGGGCGCTGGGCTCCAGGTTGGTTTTCCCGGCTGGTTGCTCCCAAGGTCCAGGTCGTGACGCTAAGAATACCCGGAGGCACGCTGCTAATTACTCCCGACGCTTCGCGTTCGGTGCTCGATGCATGGGACGATTTGCGCTACCTTATATGGATCGTCCTGGCATTTTTTGTAGCGGTGAATGTCCTGGTGTTCTGGCTGATAGGGCGCTCACTGCGTCCGCTGAACCGGGTTCTCGATGGATTGTCGCAAATGGAACAGGGCAATTTTGACGTGCGACTGCCGCAGTTTCCACTGCCCGAACTGTCCTCGGTCAGCCATACTTTCAATCGTATGGCAAGCGCGTTACAAGACAGCATGGTGGAGAATCGAAGACTCGCCTTGACTGTCAAGCAATCGAGTGACGCCATAATGATTCACGATCTTAACGGCAATATATCGTTCTGGAATCCTGCGGCGGAACGCCTGTTTGGCTACACTGCTGACGAAATCACGGGTCGTTCCGCGACCCTACTTGCGCCCCCCGGCAGAGAAAACGAAATCAAGGAGAATCTGGAGATAGTCATGCGCCGCGGTCTGATCGAGAACGTCGAGACGCAGAGGCTTGCCAAAGACGGCAAGCTTATGGACGTGTCCCTATCCGCCGCGCCGCTGATTGATCCACGCAATGAATATGTGATCGGCGAAATATGCAGCATGCGCGACAACACCGAAAGAAAGCGCGCCCAGCAGGCCGCGCGCGAACTTGAGGAAAATCGAAGGTTGACACAAATTATTCAGGCCCGTGTCGAGGAGGAAAGGCGCAGCCTTGCGCGTGAGCTACACGACGAACTTGGACAGTATGTCACCGCCATCAAAACCATAGGCGCGTCGATTGCCAACCGCGCTGAAAGCACACCCGAAGTGCGGAGCAGCGCGCGGACCATCGTCAGTGTTGCCGCACTTATTTATGGTGCGATGCATGGAATCATAAGCCGCCTGCGCCCGAGCGCGCTGGACAACCTGGGTCTTTCCGAAACGTTGCACGACAGCATTGCGGCCTGGAGGTTGCGTCATCCCGAACTGAAATTCCAACTCGAGGTCTCGGGAAGTCTGGATAACCTCGGCGAAACCATAACTATTACCGTGTACCGCATCGTCCAAGAATGTTTGACCAATGTGGTGCGTCACGCGCGGGCCGGCAACGTGAAAATTGCAATAACGCGCCGGCCGGCCGAAAAAGGTGCCGGCGACGTACTGCAACTCGAAATATGCGATGATGGCAAAGGCACTCCTGCGGAAGCGACATCGGAGGGTCATTTCGGATTGCTCGGGATGCGGGAACGGGTGCAAGCGTTAAACGGCAGCTTTAGAATCGACAGCGCTCCGGATATGGGTTTCCGCGTAACAGCGAGCTTGCCGCTTGAAGGAAAGACATAA
- the pip gene encoding prolyl aminopeptidase, whose protein sequence is MNHALFPEIEPYAVGMLDVTGGHRVYYEECGSTAGKPVLFLHGGPGSGCNPGQRRFFNPQHYRIVLFDQRGCGRSVPVAELRENSTSSLIADIERLRAVLEIERWLLFGGSWGSTLALAYAEQHPQAVAGLILRGIFLASKRELDWYCDGLKFFAPEAWDRFSGFVPGTQRNDLLGFYYRAIHQPDTRLALAAALAWNAYESELMRLGELQQEAKPALNDNDVLGRARVQTHYLVNGCFLSENQLLQGLAAIRAIPAEIVHGRFDMVCPVGTAYTLHRAWPQARFTIVENAGHSASTPALASALVAATERFRSIVPGERPR, encoded by the coding sequence ATGAACCATGCGCTTTTCCCTGAAATTGAGCCGTACGCCGTAGGCATGCTCGATGTAACTGGAGGACACAGAGTTTATTACGAAGAATGCGGCAGTACCGCGGGCAAGCCGGTGCTGTTTTTGCACGGCGGCCCGGGCAGCGGCTGCAACCCGGGACAGCGGCGTTTCTTTAACCCGCAACACTACCGCATCGTTTTGTTCGACCAACGCGGCTGTGGGCGGAGCGTGCCGGTTGCAGAGCTGCGCGAGAACAGCACGTCCTCACTGATCGCAGATATCGAGAGACTGCGCGCCGTGCTCGAGATCGAGCGCTGGCTGCTATTCGGCGGTTCGTGGGGCTCTACGCTCGCGCTTGCATACGCCGAGCAGCACCCGCAAGCGGTGGCCGGTTTGATCCTGCGCGGGATTTTTCTCGCAAGTAAGCGTGAACTCGACTGGTATTGTGATGGCCTGAAATTCTTCGCCCCGGAAGCCTGGGATCGGTTTTCGGGGTTCGTGCCCGGGACGCAGCGCAATGACCTGCTCGGTTTTTATTACCGGGCCATACATCAGCCGGACACTCGCTTGGCGCTTGCCGCCGCGCTTGCTTGGAATGCGTACGAGAGCGAGTTGATGAGGCTGGGTGAGCTACAACAAGAGGCGAAGCCCGCGCTCAATGACAATGACGTCCTGGGGCGCGCCCGGGTACAGACGCATTATCTGGTTAATGGATGTTTTCTTTCCGAGAATCAGTTGTTACAGGGTTTGGCTGCGATCCGCGCTATTCCGGCCGAAATTGTGCACGGCCGTTTCGACATGGTGTGCCCAGTGGGCACCGCGTATACTTTGCATCGCGCCTGGCCGCAAGCGCGGTTTACCATAGTGGAGAATGCCGGCCATTCAGCATCCACGCCGGCACTGGCCTCAGCACTGGTGGCCGCGACCGAGCGTTTCAGATCGATAGTGCCGGGGGAGCGCCCGCGATGA
- a CDS encoding MBL fold metallo-hydrolase → MFSSSTTEREINRVVIYPLLLGFGLFPAAHGRELVPQQVTPDVYAFIGKCEALAPANRGNILNSGFIVGATGVIVIDPGPNYAHAKLMMAAIRKISPKPVRLVIDTHPHPENVLGNDFFARRGVTILAQSQTLLAMRNRCEKCYENMSNVLGDTIMAGTKIAYPDRTVDKSSDLTIAGRPLSLLYYGWGHTEGDLAVLDRRSGVLFSGGLVSLDCIPVLQQARIKGWISALEQLQQQPAKKLVPGNGPVSNPERMRETLDYLQRLLALVERQYNAGVGVLDLLKQDDLPAYRNWALYSEQHPLNVQHVYSELERQEFEK, encoded by the coding sequence TTGTTTTCAAGCTCAACGACTGAGCGAGAAATAAACCGCGTCGTAATCTACCCCTTGTTGCTCGGCTTCGGCCTGTTTCCGGCTGCGCACGGGCGCGAGCTGGTGCCGCAGCAGGTCACCCCGGACGTTTATGCTTTCATAGGCAAATGCGAAGCTCTAGCCCCGGCAAACCGCGGGAACATTTTGAACAGCGGATTTATCGTCGGCGCGACCGGTGTAATCGTAATCGACCCCGGTCCGAATTATGCGCACGCCAAACTCATGATGGCGGCGATACGGAAAATTAGCCCTAAACCGGTGCGGCTGGTGATTGACACCCACCCCCATCCGGAGAATGTTCTGGGTAACGATTTTTTCGCTCGGCGCGGCGTAACTATTCTTGCGCAAAGTCAAACGCTGCTGGCGATGCGCAATCGCTGTGAGAAGTGCTACGAAAATATGTCAAACGTGTTGGGCGACACAATCATGGCCGGCACCAAAATCGCATACCCCGATAGGACGGTGGATAAGAGCAGCGACTTGACTATCGCGGGGCGCCCATTAAGCCTGCTCTACTATGGTTGGGGACATACGGAAGGGGATCTCGCGGTACTTGACCGCAGAAGCGGCGTGTTGTTCAGCGGCGGGTTGGTATCATTGGATTGCATACCGGTGTTGCAGCAAGCCAGGATCAAAGGCTGGATTAGTGCGCTCGAGCAATTGCAGCAGCAGCCGGCAAAAAAGCTGGTTCCGGGCAACGGTCCGGTTTCCAATCCGGAACGTATGCGGGAAACGCTGGATTATTTGCAACGCCTGCTTGCTCTGGTAGAGCGCCAATACAATGCTGGCGTTGGTGTCCTCGACCTGTTGAAGCAAGACGATCTGCCGGCTTATAGAAATTGGGCACTTTATTCCGAGCAGCATCCTTTGAACGTGCAGCATGTGTACAGCGAGTTGGAAAGGCAAGAGTTCGAAAAATGA
- a CDS encoding energy transducer TonB, translating to MVNAQFRIEWYNQRRVVTALVLSMLIHATVLSLVPAWRTNRLQPQPVLSVQLPQFVRPQPAPVAPPAKPQPKLTPAPIITERAPSAFKLPQRPRIEANAAPRPKKIPAETPPVAPPQTTAPAETAPPAPVPTAPAPVALAKAVPERSLLDSYGKELSSLISKYQRYPFIAQLRGWQGTAQVQLVISANGKMDDATILRSSGYEVLDNQALDMVQQAAPLPLPPEALRDRKFTVVVPIVFKLND from the coding sequence GTGGTTAACGCCCAGTTTCGTATCGAATGGTACAACCAGCGCAGGGTCGTTACGGCCCTGGTGCTTTCGATGCTAATCCATGCGACGGTGCTTTCTCTCGTTCCAGCATGGCGTACCAATCGTTTGCAACCGCAACCGGTCCTGAGCGTTCAGTTGCCGCAATTTGTGCGCCCACAGCCTGCCCCTGTTGCACCACCCGCCAAACCTCAGCCCAAACTCACGCCGGCTCCGATAATAACTGAGCGCGCACCGAGCGCATTCAAGCTTCCGCAACGACCGAGAATTGAAGCCAATGCCGCACCACGCCCGAAGAAGATACCTGCTGAAACCCCTCCCGTAGCCCCGCCGCAGACAACCGCACCTGCTGAAACTGCTCCGCCCGCACCGGTACCTACCGCACCCGCGCCCGTGGCCTTGGCGAAAGCCGTTCCGGAAAGATCATTGCTTGACAGCTACGGAAAGGAACTTTCGAGTTTAATCTCCAAATATCAACGCTATCCGTTTATTGCGCAGTTACGCGGCTGGCAAGGCACCGCGCAAGTTCAGCTGGTCATTTCAGCAAACGGCAAAATGGACGATGCCACCATCCTGCGCTCGAGCGGGTATGAAGTGCTCGACAATCAAGCGCTGGACATGGTACAGCAGGCGGCGCCCTTGCCGTTGCCCCCGGAAGCCTTGCGAGATCGCAAATTTACTGTAGTGGTGCCGATTGTTTTCAAGCTCAACGACTGA
- the pqqB gene encoding pyrroloquinoline quinone biosynthesis protein PqqB, with protein sequence MKIRVLGASAGGGFPQWNCNCANCDGVRKGKIKAKPRTQSSIAVSENNLDWILFNASPDVLTQIKAFPALQPARSIRDTAIRSILLIDSQIDHTTGLLMLREGKPLEIYCTEMAREDLTTGNPLFNILEHYCTANWHKLPTQNGNRFTVIGAQRLGFTAVPLKSKAPPYSPHRENPHEGDNIGIRVEDPGTGRNLFYAPGLGKIEPHLEAFLKNADCLLVDGTCWTDDELIRLGISKQSSRDMGHLPQSGEGGMIELLKALSKPRKILIHINNTNPILNEDSKERAELTANGIEVAYDGMEIDL encoded by the coding sequence ATGAAAATTCGTGTTCTTGGAGCATCGGCCGGCGGCGGATTTCCGCAGTGGAACTGCAACTGCGCTAACTGTGACGGCGTGCGCAAGGGCAAAATCAAGGCCAAGCCGCGCACCCAGTCCTCGATTGCAGTCAGCGAAAACAACCTGGACTGGATACTATTCAATGCCTCACCGGACGTTCTGACTCAAATCAAAGCATTTCCCGCGTTGCAACCGGCACGCTCAATTCGCGATACCGCAATTCGATCCATCCTCCTGATCGACAGTCAGATCGATCACACCACGGGCTTGCTAATGCTGCGGGAAGGGAAACCGCTGGAGATTTACTGCACCGAAATGGCGCGCGAAGACCTTACAACCGGGAACCCTCTGTTCAATATTCTTGAGCACTATTGCACCGCTAATTGGCACAAATTGCCCACCCAAAACGGAAATAGATTTACGGTTATTGGAGCACAGCGCTTAGGCTTCACCGCGGTACCGCTGAAGAGCAAGGCGCCGCCGTATTCGCCCCATCGCGAGAATCCTCATGAAGGCGACAATATCGGCATCCGCGTCGAGGACCCAGGCACGGGCAGGAACCTGTTTTACGCTCCGGGCCTCGGCAAAATTGAGCCGCATCTCGAAGCGTTTCTTAAAAACGCCGACTGCCTACTGGTCGACGGCACCTGCTGGACCGACGACGAACTGATCCGCCTCGGCATCTCAAAACAGAGTTCGCGCGATATGGGGCATCTGCCGCAAAGCGGCGAAGGCGGCATGATCGAACTGCTGAAAGCACTGAGCAAACCGCGCAAGATTTTGATCCATATCAACAACACCAATCCCATACTCAACGAAGATTCAAAGGAGCGCGCCGAACTGACCGCCAACGGGATTGAAGTGGCGTATGATGGTATGGAGATCGATTTGTGA
- the pqqC gene encoding pyrroloquinoline-quinone synthase PqqC, translating to MGVTEKLPWSKEEFEHQLRAKGDRYHINHPYHLAMNSGKLNREQIQGWVYNRFYYQISIPIKDAAILSNCPDREVRREWIQRIIDHDGTKGDEGGIEAWIRLGEAVGLKRQEITSLKHVLPGVRFAVDAYVNFARSRPWQEAVTSSLTELFAPEIHKKRLDNWPQHYPWIDLEGYQYFRNRLAQARRDVQFALSFTLGQYTTREQQERALEILQFKLDVLWSMLDAMQINYCEGGLKP from the coding sequence ATGGGCGTAACTGAAAAATTACCGTGGAGTAAAGAGGAATTTGAGCACCAGCTGCGAGCCAAAGGCGACCGCTACCACATTAATCACCCCTACCACTTGGCGATGAACAGCGGCAAGCTGAATAGAGAGCAAATCCAGGGTTGGGTATACAACCGTTTTTATTATCAAATCAGCATCCCGATCAAGGACGCCGCGATTCTCTCCAATTGCCCGGACCGCGAAGTACGCCGCGAATGGATCCAGCGCATCATCGACCACGACGGCACAAAAGGCGACGAAGGCGGCATTGAGGCGTGGATTCGTCTCGGCGAGGCGGTGGGTTTGAAGCGGCAGGAAATTACTTCATTAAAGCATGTTTTGCCGGGCGTGCGCTTCGCGGTCGACGCCTATGTCAACTTTGCCCGGTCCCGCCCGTGGCAGGAGGCGGTGACGTCATCGCTCACCGAACTTTTTGCCCCGGAAATCCACAAGAAACGGCTCGACAACTGGCCGCAGCATTATCCGTGGATCGACCTGGAGGGCTATCAGTATTTCCGCAACCGCCTGGCCCAGGCGCGCCGCGACGTTCAGTTCGCCCTAAGCTTCACGCTTGGTCAGTACACGACGCGGGAGCAGCAAGAGCGGGCCCTGGAAATCCTGCAATTCAAGCTGGATGTGCTTTGGTCAATGCTGGACGCGATGCAGATAAACTATTGCGAGGGCGGACTTAAACCATGA
- the pqqD gene encoding pyrroloquinoline quinone biosynthesis peptide chaperone PqqD encodes MTGATSLGLDDVMELGRQFRLQWEQAQQAYVLLYPEGMIKLSQSAGEILKRIDGKLSVAGIVKNLEGAFPNANLHQDVINFLEVAYERGWIHPKQAS; translated from the coding sequence ATGACTGGAGCAACGTCGCTCGGTCTGGATGATGTGATGGAACTCGGCCGACAGTTTCGTTTGCAATGGGAACAGGCGCAGCAGGCTTACGTACTGCTCTACCCGGAAGGCATGATCAAGTTGTCGCAGAGCGCAGGTGAAATATTGAAACGCATCGATGGAAAACTCTCGGTTGCCGGAATTGTCAAAAATCTGGAAGGAGCATTTCCCAATGCGAACTTGCATCAAGATGTAATAAATTTTCTAGAGGTCGCTTATGAACGCGGTTGGATCCACCCCAAGCAAGCAAGCTAA
- the pqqE gene encoding pyrroloquinoline quinone biosynthesis protein PqqE, whose product MNAVGSTPSKQAKPVSNPLWLLAEITYKCPLHCVFCYNPVDYTRYGQELSTDDWLRVLRQSRELGATQLGFSGGEPLGRDDLEIMVAEAHKLGYYSNLITSGVGLNEKRIAAFKEGGLDHIQLSFQDSTRELNDFLTSTRTFELKSKTAGLIKKYQYPMVLNVVLHRLNIDHVQQILEMAESMEAEYVELANTQYYGWAYVNRDQLLPSKEQLQRAEEVTNKFRERVGKKMKIYFVVPDYYETRPKACMNGWGSVFITVTADGVVLPCHEARMLPGLTFPNVREHDMKWIWYDSPGFNTFRGDEWMKEPCRSCPEKVKDFGGCRCQAYMLTGDARNADPVCDLSPHHHLIAEAVAKAQRASIKPATTHPILFRDDKNSRALSEKAVALP is encoded by the coding sequence ATGAACGCGGTTGGATCCACCCCAAGCAAGCAAGCTAAACCGGTCAGCAATCCGCTGTGGCTGCTTGCCGAAATCACTTACAAGTGCCCGCTGCACTGTGTGTTTTGCTACAACCCGGTGGACTACACGCGCTATGGACAGGAGTTATCCACCGACGATTGGTTGCGCGTGCTGCGTCAATCGCGCGAGCTGGGCGCAACGCAACTCGGTTTTTCAGGGGGCGAGCCGCTGGGGCGGGATGATCTTGAGATCATGGTCGCCGAGGCGCACAAGCTGGGTTATTACTCCAATCTGATTACCTCCGGCGTCGGGCTCAACGAAAAGCGCATCGCGGCGTTTAAGGAAGGCGGCCTCGACCATATCCAGCTTTCCTTTCAGGATTCCACCCGCGAGCTCAATGACTTCCTGACAAGTACTCGGACCTTCGAACTCAAGTCGAAGACCGCGGGGCTTATCAAGAAATACCAGTACCCGATGGTGCTCAATGTAGTACTGCACCGGCTCAACATCGACCACGTCCAGCAAATCCTGGAAATGGCTGAATCGATGGAGGCGGAGTATGTCGAACTCGCCAACACCCAGTATTACGGCTGGGCGTATGTGAACCGCGACCAGCTTTTGCCCAGCAAAGAGCAGCTGCAGCGCGCTGAAGAGGTCACCAATAAGTTTCGTGAGCGGGTCGGCAAAAAGATGAAGATTTACTTCGTGGTGCCCGATTATTACGAAACCCGGCCCAAGGCCTGCATGAACGGCTGGGGCTCGGTTTTCATCACGGTGACCGCCGACGGCGTGGTGCTTCCCTGTCACGAAGCGCGCATGCTCCCGGGGCTCACCTTCCCCAATGTACGCGAACATGACATGAAGTGGATTTGGTACGACTCGCCAGGCTTTAACACCTTCCGCGGTGATGAATGGATGAAAGAGCCGTGCCGCTCTTGCCCGGAAAAAGTGAAGGATTTCGGCGGCTGTCGTTGCCAGGCTTATATGCTCACGGGTGACGCGCGTAATGCGGACCCGGTTTGCGATCTATCGCCCCACCACCACCTGATTGCCGAAGCTGTCGCCAAAGCACAGCGGGCCAGCATTAAACCGGCAACTACACACCCAATACTGTTCCGCGACGACAAAAACTCGCGCGCCTTGAGCGAAAAAGCTGTCGCGCTGCCATGA
- a CDS encoding ATP-binding cassette domain-containing protein codes for MRRDIVDAVPAVQAEGLTKRYGSTLAVDGLNLEIPAGQFFGLLGPNGSGKTSTIHMLSTLIRPSQGRAQIVGHDVRRAGLQVRAAIGVVFQESALDRTLSAAENLRFAGLLHNLPVAQIRERSGELLELFGLKEKRNQAVGTLSGGQRRALDIARGVIHRPQILFLDEPTIGLDVPNRRKIWRFIERLRAEFNVTVFLTTHYLEEAADCDKVAFIKQGRIVKIGPPHDLIDGLGAYIIEIESENLRALVESLTPRLGPSLIDGDKACFRFTGKDISPLVMLQIELGNKVISMRWRRPNLNDVFLWINETELWQVRKT; via the coding sequence ATGAGGCGTGACATCGTTGACGCAGTGCCAGCCGTCCAGGCGGAGGGCTTGACCAAGCGTTACGGAAGCACCCTTGCGGTAGATGGATTAAACCTCGAAATCCCTGCCGGTCAGTTTTTCGGCCTGTTGGGCCCGAATGGGTCGGGCAAGACAAGCACCATTCACATGCTCTCCACGCTGATCCGCCCCAGCCAGGGGCGCGCACAGATCGTAGGACATGATGTCAGGCGCGCCGGTTTGCAGGTGCGCGCTGCGATTGGCGTGGTGTTTCAAGAATCCGCATTGGATCGCACCTTGTCGGCTGCGGAAAACCTGCGTTTTGCAGGGCTGCTGCACAATCTTCCCGTCGCGCAAATCAGGGAGCGCTCCGGCGAGTTGCTTGAACTCTTCGGTCTCAAGGAAAAACGCAACCAAGCGGTGGGAACCCTCTCCGGAGGCCAACGCCGCGCTCTCGATATCGCGCGCGGCGTAATTCACCGCCCGCAAATCCTGTTCCTGGACGAACCCACCATTGGGCTGGACGTTCCCAACCGCCGCAAAATATGGCGCTTTATAGAACGCCTGCGCGCGGAGTTTAACGTGACGGTATTTCTTACCACCCATTACTTGGAAGAAGCCGCGGATTGCGACAAGGTGGCATTTATCAAACAGGGGCGCATCGTCAAGATCGGGCCGCCGCATGATCTGATTGACGGGCTGGGAGCCTACATCATTGAGATCGAGAGTGAAAATCTGCGCGCTTTGGTAGAAAGCCTGACACCGCGCTTGGGCCCGAGCCTCATCGACGGCGACAAGGCTTGTTTCCGCTTTACCGGCAAGGACATCAGCCCGCTAGTCATGCTGCAAATCGAATTGGGCAACAAGGTGATCAGCATGCGTTGGCGCCGCCCAAACCTGAATGACGTGTTTTTATGGATCAATGAAACTGAATTATGGCAGGTCAGAAAAACCTAG